In Ovis aries strain OAR_USU_Benz2616 breed Rambouillet chromosome 8, ARS-UI_Ramb_v3.0, whole genome shotgun sequence, a single window of DNA contains:
- the LYRM2 gene encoding LYR motif-containing protein 2, which yields MATSRLPPATLTLKQFMRRQQVLLLYRRILKAIRQVPNDSDRKYLKDWAREEFKRNKSATEEDTIRMMITQGNMQLKELEKTLVLARS from the exons ATGGCCACTTCCCGCTTGCCCCCAGCGACACTAACGCTCAAGCAG TTCATGAGAAGGCAACAAGTTCTCCTCCTCTACAGAAGGATTCTGAAGGCAATTCGGCAAGTTCCAAATGATTCTGATCGCAAATACCTGAAGGACTGGGCAAGAGAagaattcaaaagaaacaaaagtgccACGGAAGAG GATACAATCCGGATGATGATTACTCAAGGCAATATGCAGCTCAAAGAGTTAGAAAAAACACTTGTTTTAGCCAGATCTTAA